CCAGAAGCCCTGGGCCCAGGTCCTGGCAGCAGGGTGGAGCCCAGGACAGGACCAGAGAGTGTCATTCACGGCGGTGTTTACCGAGCACTAGCCTAGCCCCAGTCAGCAGGAGGGTCTGGAGTCAGCCTGGCCTGGGCTTCTATGCCCAGCGAGGTGTTTGGGAGCTGTTGTGTgtgtctgagtctcagtttcctgacCTGTAATAAGGTCTAATATCTTACCTACAGGCTTGTTGAGGGATGCAGTGAGGGGATGCACCCAGCTCATGCAGCTGTACACGTGTGCTCAGACCTGTCCAAGTTAAGCATCCCCAAAAGTGGCAGAGGGGACTGAGGAAGGGCAGGGGCTTCCCAGGAACCTAGGATGAGGCCTGGCCCCTtcacctcccttcctctcttcagGTGTGGCGTCAAGGCAAGGGGGATTTCTTTCTAGGCTGCTTGTTGATGGCAGAGGTCAGCACCCCCTTCGTCTGCCTTGGCAAGATCCTCATCCAGGTGAGAGGGTACCTGAGGGCATATGGGCCTGAAAAGAGGGCACAGGAATGGCAAGGGATGAGTCTTGCCAAGTGAATTGGCAGTTTTCAGGgaccttcagggattctctaaAGGACGGGTGACATTTCAGGCCTTAGAGGAGCTTTCGGCTGGGTAGAAGGGAGGCAGGAGCAGGATGGTCTGGGGCCTTTAACCTGGCCGATGCCCCAGAAGAGGGGAAGGCACGGAGGTGGGCAGAGGGTGGTAGCTGGGCAGAGGAGTAGGTGGGGAAGTGGGGTGTGGGCAGGGGGTGGATGAGGCAGTAGGATGTGGGCAAGGGGCAGGAAGCAGAGGGGTAGGTGGGCAGCAGGACGTGGGCAGAGGACAAGAGGCAGAGGGATGGATGGGGCAGGAGGCAGAGGGGCGGATGGGGCAGTGGAGTGTGGACAGGGGCACGCTGTCTGCCAGTTCCGACCAGGCTTTCCGTCCACAGTACAAGCAGCAGCACACTCTGCTGCACAAAGTCAACGGGGCCCTGATGCTGCTCAGCTTCCTGTGCTGCCGGGTGCTGCTCTTCCCCTACCTGTACTGGGCCTATGGGCGGCACGCCGGCCTGCCCCTGCTCGCCGTGCCCCTCGCCCTCCCGGCCCACATCAACCTGGGCGCTGCGCTGCTGCTTGCCCCCCAGCTCTACTGGTTCTTTCTCATCTGCCGAGGGGCCTGCCGCCTCTTCCGCCCCCGGGGctcccccccaccctccccctGTCAGACCCAGGActgagggtgggggcaggggaccCTCCTGTGGGGACAGGCCTCTGGGACTGATGGGTGGGGGTTGGGAGCCAGGGGCCTCTTGCCCTGACAGCCCCAGGACTGACAGGTGGACTCAGAAGGGCAAGGGAGCACCTTCCCTCAGGGGCTGAGGGTCCGGGATCAGGtgagagaaggtgggaggggaccTTTtctccccacagcaccttcctgtgCAGcccctactccaatcacccactcTGGGTGCCCTGGAGAAGTGAAGGAAAAGCAGAAGGAAGCCCCACTTCCCATCCACTTAGGGTCTGAGAGCTTGTGGAGAGCCCAACAGGGATATGAGTGGGGCAGGGGTCAAAGAATATGGGTGGCCCCCACCCACCAAGGACATCTCAGCCCTCTGTTGCCCCACCTCTCAGCTCCCTGTCATTTGGGTGGCAGAGGACTGGGTCTCACAGAGCTGGCTGCCCCCACAGCTCCTCTCCAGGGGAGGCCAGCCTAGAggagtcttatttatttattcgccCAAATCCAAACTAGTTTGCTGGGGGGAGGAAGATGGCTGCCCCCTGCCGCCCCACCTGTAGGCTGCACATCTTGTCCTCGGGCCCTGGCATGTCCCTGGTGCTACAGACCCCTCAAGGCTTTCTCTGGTCTGGGGTCGGGGGTCCTGGGAGGTGCTTTCCAGACCGCTAATAAAGACGACCTGCGTGATGCCACCAGGCCCTTTCTGCACTCAGTTCTTTGGGGCTGGAAGcgaggcaggggtctgggcaaTGGGGGCTGGCTGCCTGGGGAGAAGAAACAGATTCCCATAAGAGAGGGAAAAGCCTGCTGGCTGCTCACTGACAGAAGCAAACCAGAACTTTATTTATCAGCAGGAGAAGAGGTGGATTCGGCCTTTCAGGATCCATCCAGGGCATTCATCCGCTCTTCAGGCCCCTTTCTGGCAGCTCCTAAGGGATGGAGATCAGAGGTGGGAGGTCCCACACTGCCTCCCTGGGCCACTGGAGGAAGACAGAGGTGGGTGGGGCCTGGGAGGGCTTACATGTGGCTGCAGAactggaaaaggagaaagaagaaggcCAGCATCAGGGCAGCCACCCTAATGTGGTGGAAGAAGTCGGAGCTGGAGCCTGCAAGGCAGAAAGAGGGATAAGGGAACCCTTGACTCAGCTCTCATTGAAGGGCCCAAGGGTATCTCTCCTCCAGGCCCCATCCAGGAGGGAAGCCCCTGCTCAAGTCCATTCATACCTGAGTTAGCAAAGATGACAGGTTTCTCTCCAATAAACTGGGACAGGGCCAGGACCCTGGCTTGGTCAGAGTCGGGATAATCGAAGAAGTCAGGTCTGTCTATGAAGGGCAGAGACTCTGCTCCTGGGGCTGAGGTCTCGGCCCTCTCTGGCCTGGGGGCTGAAGGCCCACAGCAATGTCTGTGACAACAGGCCAGCGGGCCTCTCTCCCCACTGTGATTCAGGCCCTGGTAGGCCACACAGCCTTAGTGTGGctatgggggtgggtggggggcttGATTTTGTCCCCAGGGACTCTAGGGTCAGCTGAGCTCTCTGAGAGAAGGCCTTCGCTGGGGCAAGAGAAAAGACAATGACCCAGGGCTGGCCTCCCAGTCTCTAAGGGTCATTGATTCTTTCCCCCCAAGCCTTCTTCCTTCCCCACTGCTCCCCCAGATTCCCACCTGTTTCTATGGCCCCCAGCCCAGCCAGGCACAGCCACACCAATGACCACAGCCTTGGCTTCATGACCCCTCAGCTCTCACCCTAGGGGTGGGGCTCTATGATGTCACAGCCCAGACCAATTCTGATCACAACCTGTAAGGTGAGGGGAGAGAGAAAGTGCTAGGAACTGGGACCTTCCCCCCAAGCCCCTGGGTCAGAGAGGAGAGAATGGGACCTttgggctgctgctgctgctgcggcAGAAACAGTAACATGGCGACCCCAGAAGTGACAACTAGGAGGTGGGCAATCTGAAAACAGGGCTAAGGGACCTTGCATTTGTACAGTGGCgcatgggggtgggggcagggctaaACAACTCCGGTTACCACAGGCAGTATTTAACTTTATTGCTATGCTGAGTACTTTACACAGATTGACTTATTTAACTAtcccaacaaccctatgaggtaggtactgttgtcgcccccattttacagaagaggaaaccaagGTACAGAGGGGCAAAGTAATGTGGGTAATACACACTTCTCGGGGCTATGTATTTTCCTCCCTGAGTCTTCCCTTGCACTGTGTTGGCAAATTCAGGGATACGGGGGTCTCCCCCACCCTCTAAACCCTGTCTCTTTCGTGCTCAGCTAAGGACTACCCTGGAGTTCGGCACCAAAGGAAATAGCAGGCTTTTCCCACTAGGTGGCAGGAGTATCCAATCCTGCCTGCTTGTTTCACCTCTTAACCAAGGAAGCCTCAGCTCCctgtctccagaccttccttcggCTTCTCCCCACGGGTGGCGTCTGGTGCTACAGGAAAAGAGATCACTGTGGGGGACAACAGGCAGGGGGATTGTTAGCAGGACGCTCCTTCACCCATCCTGGGGCAAGACTCTTGGCCATCTAGACAGCCTTTGCAGGcttccctctctgggtctcagtttccttttctgcgGCCCGTGGGCTCCCCCAAAGGCCACTCCATTTTTCCTTTCTAGTGCCTGTTTTTCTCTATTTGTCACTTTCCAACAGCTCCTTCCACTCCTGGGCGCCCTCCTCTGCTTTTAAGAGTTAGCTCCACTCTGATTGGCAGGTAGGCCTGCCTATCACAGAAGTGCTCCGCCCCACCCAAGCCCAAGGACACTTCAGGGTCTCCTTGGTCTGACTGTTTGTACAGATCCCTCAGCTGGCTGGGACCTGTCCAATAGCCCCTGACAGGCCCATTTCCATGACTCCCTCAAAGCCGGGTGTGTGTCTGTGGGATGTGAGGTCCTCTGTCCTACAGATGGAGGCACCTTCCACACTGGATATCTCATTTGTCCTGCCCTCAGGGACCCCAAAATACTAGCCCACC
The sequence above is drawn from the Elephas maximus indicus isolate mEleMax1 chromosome 12, mEleMax1 primary haplotype, whole genome shotgun sequence genome and encodes:
- the C12H16orf92 gene encoding fertilization-influencing membrane protein: MKPRLWSLVWLCLAGLGAIETAPRPERAETSAPGAESLPFIDRPDFFDYPDSDQARVLALSQFIGEKPVIFANSGSSSDFFHHIRVAALMLAFFFLLFQFCSHMSCQKGA